One Candidatus Micrarchaeia archaeon genomic window carries:
- the gyrB gene encoding DNA topoisomerase (ATP-hydrolyzing) subunit B yields the protein MVDGKTESGEYNAESIQILEGLEAVRKRPAMYIGDTDRKGLHHLIYEIVDNSIDEALGGYAKNVDVVLKADGSALVRDDGRGIPTEKHSMGKSALEVVTTILHAGGKFEKKAYKISGGLHGVGISVVNALSEIMIVEVHRGGKIYVQKYSRGIPTTPVEVIGDTLLRGTTVIFKPDQKIFPSVEFDYDTVMERLRELAFLNKGVHIKINDEKSGKKEDFLFEGGIIQYVEFLDRTKNKLHAPIYFHKEVGNINAEIAIQYTDSYSETIASFVNDIKTMDGGTHVSGFRTGLTRVLNDYGEGSRILKDGRRVSGDDAVEGITAVISIMVPEPQFEGQTKGKLGNSEVKGYIDSFFSSSFKQYLEENPQVAKTILAKCTSAMEAREAAQKAKELIRRKNVFESSVLPGKLADCSEEDPAKCEIFFVEGDSAGGSGKQGRDRRFQAVLPLKGKILNVEKAPQNKILTSNEIRNIVLSLGTGFGSDMDLGKLRYHKIVIMTDADVDGAHIRTLLLTLFFRHFRTLIESGYLYIAQPPLFRVKKGKQERYVYNEDELARVSAEFGGDVEIQRYKGLGEMSAQQLWDTTMNPETRTLKKVTIEDAIKAEEMFSLLMGDAVEPRRAFIEQYAREVKNLDI from the coding sequence ATGGTTGACGGAAAGACTGAGTCGGGCGAATACAACGCCGAAAGCATACAGATTCTCGAGGGCCTTGAAGCAGTGCGGAAACGTCCTGCGATGTACATAGGGGACACCGACAGGAAGGGGCTGCACCACCTCATATACGAGATTGTGGACAATAGCATTGATGAGGCGCTCGGCGGCTATGCGAAAAATGTGGATGTGGTGCTCAAGGCCGACGGAAGCGCGCTCGTGCGCGACGATGGAAGGGGAATACCAACGGAAAAGCACAGCATGGGCAAGAGCGCGCTCGAGGTGGTTACTACCATACTGCACGCGGGCGGGAAGTTCGAGAAAAAGGCTTACAAGATATCCGGCGGACTGCACGGAGTGGGGATTTCGGTTGTGAATGCGCTTTCCGAGATAATGATTGTGGAGGTGCACCGCGGAGGGAAAATATACGTCCAGAAGTATTCCAGGGGCATTCCCACGACTCCGGTGGAAGTGATTGGGGACACCCTGCTGCGCGGAACCACCGTGATATTTAAGCCCGACCAGAAGATATTCCCTTCTGTTGAATTCGATTATGACACTGTGATGGAGCGGCTCAGGGAGCTGGCATTCCTCAACAAGGGAGTGCACATAAAGATAAATGATGAAAAGAGCGGCAAAAAGGAGGATTTCCTTTTCGAGGGAGGAATAATCCAGTACGTGGAATTCCTGGACAGGACCAAGAACAAGCTCCATGCGCCTATTTACTTTCACAAGGAAGTGGGAAACATCAACGCCGAGATTGCGATACAGTATACGGACAGTTACAGCGAAACGATCGCCTCTTTCGTGAACGACATAAAAACCATGGACGGCGGAACCCACGTGAGCGGATTCAGGACCGGCCTCACCAGGGTGCTGAACGATTACGGCGAGGGGAGCAGGATTCTCAAGGACGGCAGGAGGGTAAGCGGGGACGATGCGGTGGAGGGCATAACCGCTGTGATAAGCATTATGGTGCCTGAGCCCCAGTTCGAGGGCCAGACCAAGGGAAAGCTGGGAAACAGCGAAGTGAAGGGGTATATAGACAGCTTCTTCTCGTCCTCGTTCAAGCAGTATCTCGAGGAGAACCCGCAGGTCGCGAAAACCATACTCGCTAAATGCACCAGCGCCATGGAAGCGCGGGAAGCCGCGCAGAAGGCCAAGGAGCTCATAAGGAGGAAGAACGTTTTTGAATCGAGCGTGCTTCCGGGAAAGCTTGCTGACTGCAGCGAGGAGGACCCTGCGAAATGCGAAATATTCTTCGTGGAAGGGGATTCTGCAGGGGGAAGCGGGAAGCAGGGGAGGGACAGGAGGTTCCAGGCGGTGCTTCCGCTCAAGGGGAAAATACTCAACGTGGAAAAGGCACCCCAGAACAAGATTCTCACCAGCAACGAGATAAGGAACATCGTGCTTTCATTGGGCACCGGCTTCGGCTCTGACATGGACCTGGGCAAATTGAGGTATCATAAGATTGTGATAATGACGGATGCAGATGTTGATGGAGCCCACATTAGGACACTTTTACTCACACTTTTTTTCAGGCATTTCAGGACGCTGATAGAGAGCGGCTATCTGTACATTGCCCAGCCCCCGCTTTTCAGGGTTAAAAAAGGCAAGCAGGAACGGTACGTTTACAACGAGGACGAGCTGGCCAGGGTGAGCGCCGAGTTCGGCGGGGATGTAGAAATACAAAGATATAAGGGATTGGGGGAAATGAGCGCCCAGCAGCTCTGGGACACCACCATGAACCCTGAGACCAGGACCTTGAAGAAGGTCACTATCGAGGATGCGATTAAGGCAGAGGAGATGTTCTCGCTCCTGATGGGCGATGCTGTGGAGCCGCGCAGGGCATTCATCGAGCAGTACGCGAGGGAAGTGAAGAATCTGGACATATGA